A single Phragmites australis chromosome 4, lpPhrAust1.1, whole genome shotgun sequence DNA region contains:
- the LOC133916542 gene encoding cell cycle checkpoint protein RAD17-like isoform X5, whose amino-acid sequence MTWACQAGSIRETKELWVDKYKPRSSAELAVHKKKVEDVKKWLEEKLNAPKHTVGGWTLALTGQTGVGKSATVKAIASDLGADLCEWTTPVPTLWAEHVHANSGLRYISKLEEFENFVEKIRKYSLLCPTSNRSQRKLIIILIDDIPVTSGNVAFARLGKCLTGLIQTTQVPTVISLTHYHKSESNDTAMWNSDDLESLLQGAGAHKIAFNPVTTNSIKKILIRICKEERCDASEELVHQIAISSGGDIRHAIMSLQYFCLDPRRQNSALATSGTRAGSKSHDSLVPGQESHGLSSARPSPCGRDETLTLFHALGKFLHNKRETYGDVDIDLDPFPLKEKLRRNSLKMDVPEKILSQAHGKVRTVADFLYENVLDFVDNEAVDDAWAVVSYLSEADCLLAGSPIASYSSENMAQLIAASVAARGVLFGNAHVAPSRWHTIRSPKFWQIEQTLRSTKDQILRERYDCSRTCSSCNFSDIVTEFRPFERWIGPRNDRPRSSSLPHGVESSSYMTDRLDADGNNSEEDDDVIEDC is encoded by the exons CACACGGTTGGAGGATGGACCCTCGCCCTAACTGGGCAAACTGGTGTTGGAAAATCA gcaaCTGTGAAAGCAATTGCTTCAGACCTTGGAGCGGACTTATGTGAGTGGACAACTCCAGTACCAACACTGTGGGCTGAGCATGTGCATGCTAATTCAG GATTACGCTATATATCCAAGTTGGAAGAATTTGAAAACTTTGTAGAGAAGATAAGAAAATATTCACTGCTTTGTCCAACCAGCAACAGATCCCAAAGAAAGCTTATTATCATTCTGATTGATGACATCCCTGTAACAAGCGGGAATGTTGCTTTTGCAAGACTAGGAAAATGCCTGACTGGTCTGATTCAAACTACTCAAGTTCCAACTGTCATTTCACTTACCCACTATCACAAAAGTGAGAGTAATGATACTGCAATGTGGAATTCCGATGACCTTGAGTCCTTACTTCAAGGTGCTGGTGCTCATAAG ATTGCTTTCAACCCGGTTACCACAAATTCAATCAAGAAAATTCTTATTAGAATATGCAAAGAAGAGCGCTGTGATGCATCTgaagaattagtgcatcaaatAGCTATATCCAGTGGAGGTGATATCAGACATGCAATAATGTCTCTTCAATACTTTTGTCTTGATCCGAGAAGGCAAAATTCTGCATTGGCAACAAGTGGTACTCGTGCTGGTTCAAAGAGCCATGATTCTCTGGTTCCAGGGCAAGAGAGCCATGGCCTTAGCAGTGCACGACCCTCTCCATGTGGAAGAGATGAGACTCTTACACTATTTCATGCATTGGGGAAATTTCTGCACAATAAGAGGGAAACATATGGTGATGTTGATATTG ACCTGGATCCATTTCCTCTTAAAGAAAAGCTAAgaagaaattcactcaaaatgGATGTTCCAGAAAAGATTCTTTCACAAGCACATGGAAAAGTACGGACTGTTGCTGATTTTCTGTATGAAAATG TTCTTGATTTCGTTGACAATGAAGCAGTTGATGATGCTTGGGCTGTGGTGTCATATTTGAGTGAGGCGGATTGTCTTCTTGCTGGTAGTCCAATTGCATCATACAGCTCAGAAAACATGGCACAACTCATTGCCGCTtctgttgcagcacgaggagtTCTTTTTGGAAATGCTCATGTCGCACCCTCAAG GTGGCATACAATCCGGAGCCCGAAGTTTTGGCAAATTGAGCAGACACTTCGATCTACTAAG GACCAGATTCTAAGAGAGAGATATGATTGTTCAAGGACGTGTAGTTCTTGCAACTTCTCTGACATAGTCACGGAATTTAGACCATTCGAGAGATGGATTGGTCCTCGTAATGATAGGCCTAGAAGCAGCTCCTTGCCCCACGGCGTAGAAAGTAGCTCTTACATGACTGATAGACTTGATGCAGATGGAAATAACTCTGAAGAAGATGACGATGTGATAGAAGACTGTTAA